TCGAACGAGGGCGAGTTCGACACGTCGACCACCACCGACGCACGCTCCAGGACCTCGGCAAGGCCCTCACCCGTCAGGGTGTTGACGCCGGTGTTGGGGGACGCGGCGACCGCCTCATGCCCGTGCTCGCCGAGCCGGGCGACCACCTTCGAGCCGATGAGCCCGGTTCCACCGATCACTACGACCTTCATGACGGAATTCCTTTCGAGTTTCCCTGATGCCTCTATCAGTAGAGACCGACCACCCGATCTGTTTGTGACACCTCCTATTCGACGAGTCTGCCCGTGGCCGAGACTTCCTCCATCAGGGAGGAAATCTCTTCGGGGACGGCCGGAAGGCTCTCGCGGGTGACGCCCGTCGTCGGGGACCACACGAGGTTGACCTGCAGGGCGGGATCCATGTCGGGATAGTCGCTGCGGTTGTGACAGCCACGCGTCTCCCGGCGCTCCAGTGCCGCTTCGAGGGTGGCCCGGGCCGCGAGCGCGGCGGACTTGAGGTCGAAAGCGTGCCCGAGGTCCTGATAGCCGGCGATGTCCGGGTGGATGCCGACATCCTGCATCCTCTTCTCGATCGCCGCGAGTTCCGCCAGTCCCGCGCGCAGGCCGTCTTCATCGCGTACGACGCCCGCGTGCTCGGTCATGGTGTTGCGGATCGCGCGTTGCAGGGCACGGACGTTCTCCGGCCCGTCGGCGGCGAGGAGGTCGTCGATCTCCGCGCGGGCCTCCGCGATGGCCGACGCCGACCGCGGCTGCGCGGTCAGGGACTCTGAACAGGCGGCAGCGGCCTGGCCGGTAATGCGGCCGTAGACGAGAAGCTCGATGAGGCTGTTGCCACCGAGACGGTTGGCGCCGTGCAGGCCGCTCGACGCCTCGCCGATGGCGTACAGGCCGCGGACGTCCGTGCTGTGGTCCTCCGGGCGTACCCACACCCCGCCCATCGAGTAGTGCGCCGTGGGCGCGATCTCGATCGGCTCGCGGTGATGTCGAGCGTCTGCAGATCCAGCAGGGTCTGGTAGACACGCGGCAGACGCGTCATGATCGTCTGCCGGGGCAGGTGCGAGACGTCGAGCCACACGCCGCCGTTGGGGGTGCCGCGTCCTTCCTTGATCTCCGTGTACGCGGCCAGGGCCACCCGGTCGCGGGTGGACAGCTCCATGCGGTCGGGGTCGTAGCGCAAGACGTTGTTCGCTGACAGCCATGGTCCGCTCCGTCCGCTGGGGCCTTCATCCAGTACGACCGGGCAGTCCCGCGATCTTTGACACCACGGCCGTGGCTTCAGGAGGCCAGCGTGATGGTGGTCGGCGTGCCGTGCCAGGCCATCCTCGCGTAGGGGCACAGTGCGTCGGCTCTCTGCAGGAGCGGGGTGGCGACCTCGGGGGTGACGCCCGGCCAGCTGACGACCAGGTCGATGTGCAGGACGTATCCGCCGTCCTGCGGACTGTGGCCGAACGCCACGGTCGCCTCGACGGAGATCGCGGCGGGGTCGAGCGCGGCCTGTCGTGCGACGACGCTCAGCGCGCCGTGGAAGCAGGCCGCGAACCCGGCGGCGAACAACTGCTCGGGATTGGTTCCCCGGCCGTCTCCGCCCAGTTCGGCGGGCAGGCGCAGGTCGAGGTCGAGAATTCCGTCGTCCGAGCGTGCCCTCCCCGAGGCTCTCCCATGGGCCGTCGTCCCGCCGGTCACGGTCACCGCCGTGGTGTAGAGGGGAGCGAAGGAGTTCCCGTCGAGGTCCTTCTCGGTGGACAGGTCGTGCGGCTGGATCGGCTCGGTCACCGCCTCACACCCGTGGTGCTGCGACGTGCCGGACCAACTGGGCTGCAAGTCATCGTGAGCGCACCTTTGCGTCGTGGCGTCCTGGATACCGGACGACCAATGACTGGAAGACCGACGAGTACCGGCTCTTGTGACGCGCGCGGGCTCTTTGACCGCGGTCCTCAGTCTCCGGGGCCCCAGATTGACCGGCCTCGTACACAGGTCGCCCCACGCGGTCGGCATGGTCGCCATGGCATGGATGCCGGCGCGGCACGGCAGCGTCACGCACGCGCGCACCGGCGACATGATCACCGGCGTACTGACGATCTGTCTGCTGGCCTACGCTCTCCGGTCGCTGACCCGGGACATGCCCACGCTGCTCGGGGCTCCGGGCGTCGTGGGCATGTCCACCGACCTCGGTGGGCCCTGCGACCGCTTCCGGCAAGGATCGACGGCTCTGGGCACGGCCATCATGCTCCTCATGCACCACTGACACCGGGCGGACCGTGCTCAATGTTGTGGCCGACGGTGTCACACATCTTGTGTCAGCCCGGTCCAGAGGGGTGAACCAGTCCGATTCGGTGTCCATGGCGCGAAAGGTGGATCATGAGGGTAGCTCGTCGCCGGATTTCACGCGCATCAGCACATTTCGGTTTCGGCGTCGGCGGCTCGGTCCACCCGCCCCCACACCCCACCACGGCAGGTCTGCGCGCCCTTCCACGTCCCGTGGCCGCGGTGGTGGGCGCCGGTGGCGTGCTCGGAGCGGCGCACATCGGTGTCGGGTACGCGCTGGAGCGCCACGGATTCGCCCCAGACATGATCATCGGAACCTCGGTGGGTGCCCTCAACGGGGCCATCGCGGCCGCCCACCCCCACAGGGCCATGCCATGGCTGGACGACGTGTGGACCCAATTGCGTCGCCGTGACGTGTATCCGCTCGGCTACCTGTCCTCACGGAGCAGCGTCTTCACCGATCGCGGCCTGCGTCGGCTGATCGCCCGGGCCGGGCTGCCCTCGCGGATCGAGGAACTGGCGGTCCCGTTCACCGCGGTGGCCACGGACCTGGTCACCGGTGCTCCGGTGCTGCTCGACCGGGGGGACCTCGAGTCCGCGCTGCTGGCCAGCGCAGCCATTCCCGGGATGCTCCCCCCGGTGGATCGTGCGGGCCGGACCCTCGTCGACGGCGGGCTGATCGCCTATGTCCCGGTACTGGCGGCCCTGCAGGCCGGGGCGGCCAGCGTGGTGGTGGTGGCAACCGGGCCGGAGAGCTCGCCGTTGCGCCCCACCATTCCGCGCCGACGTGCCAGTGCGATCGCCGCCAGGGCCGGGCTGCTGCTGTTGCACCACCAGATCGAGCGTGACCTGCGCGAGGTGTCCCAGCACATCCCGACCGTCGTGCTGCCGACCGGCATCGAAGCCTGGCCCGCACCGTGGGACTTCGGCCAGTCCCAGCGGCTGATCAGCACGGCGTGCCTCACAGCCGAGCGCTTTCTGGACGGGCTGCGCATCAGCGGGACGGGGCTGTATCGGGCCGACGACTTCTCGGCGGCATCGGGAGGCCCGGGCGAGA
This portion of the Streptomyces canus genome encodes:
- a CDS encoding Ohr family peroxiredoxin, yielding MTEPIQPHDLSTEKDLDGNSFAPLYTTAVTVTGGTTAHGRASGRARSDDGILDLDLRLPAELGGDGRGTNPEQLFAAGFAACFHGALSVVARQAALDPAAISVEATVAFGHSPQDGGYVLHIDLVVSWPGVTPEVATPLLQRADALCPYARMAWHGTPTTITLAS
- a CDS encoding DUF5134 domain-containing protein gives rise to the protein MTRAGSLTAVLSLRGPRLTGLVHRSPHAVGMVAMAWMPARHGSVTHARTGDMITGVLTICLLAYALRSLTRDMPTLLGAPGVVGMSTDLGGPCDRFRQGSTALGTAIMLLMHH
- a CDS encoding patatin-like phospholipase family protein, encoding MAAVVGAGGVLGAAHIGVGYALERHGFAPDMIIGTSVGALNGAIAAAHPHRAMPWLDDVWTQLRRRDVYPLGYLSSRSSVFTDRGLRRLIARAGLPSRIEELAVPFTAVATDLVTGAPVLLDRGDLESALLASAAIPGMLPPVDRAGRTLVDGGLIAYVPVLAALQAGAASVVVVATGPESSPLRPTIPRRRASAIAARAGLLLLHHQIERDLREVSQHIPTVVLPTGIEAWPAPWDFGQSQRLISTACLTAERFLDGLRISGTGLYRADDFSAASGGPGETSISSMAEVGP